Within Sphingobium aromaticiconvertens, the genomic segment CCGTCCTCGTCACGGCTGCCGCCACGGCGGTCATCGCGACGGCCACGGCCGCCACGCTCGCCACGGTTGCGGTCGCCGCCGCCACGGTTGCCACGACCGCCACGGCCGGGACCGCGACCTTCGGTCGGTGCAGTCGCTTCGGCGCCCTCTACAGGTGCGCCGGCTTCGATGGTATTTTCATCAGCCATGCTTAGAACTCCAGCCCGGCTTCACGGGCGGCATCGGCCAGCGCCTTGACGCGGCCATGGAAAAGAAAGCCTCCACGGTCGAAAACGACCCTGGTGACGCCGGCCTTGGTCGCGGCTTCCGCGACGCGCTTGCCGACATCGGCAGCCGCTTCCGAAGTGGCGCCGGTCTTGCCGAGCGCCTTGGAACCGATCTCCTTGTCCAAGGTCGATGCGGCGGCAACGGTGGTACCCGCTGCGTCGTCGATGACCTGGGCATAGATATGCCGGCCGGTGCGGTGGATGGACAGCCGGGGCTTGTCACCCGAGCGCGCCTTGAGGGCGGTACGAACGCGGCGACGACGCCGCTCGAAGAGGGAAAGCTTTGCCATCTTACTTCTTCTTCCCTTCCTTGCGGAAGATGAACTCGCCGTCATACTTGATGCCCTTGCCCTTATAGGGTTCGGGCTTCCGCCAGCGACGAATTTCTGCGGCCACCTGGCCGACCTTCTGCTTGTCGATACCGCTGATCTCGACCGTGGTGTTATCCGGGGTCTTGATCTCGATCCCCTCGGGGATCGCGAAATCGACGTCATGGCTGTAGCCGAGCTGCAGCTTCAGGTTCTTGCCCTGCGCGTTCGCACGATAACCAACGCCGGTGATGAGCAGCTTCTTGGAGAAGCCCTCCGTCACGCCGGTGATCAGGTTCTGCACCAGCGTCCGCTGCATGCCCCAGAATGCGCGCGCCGCCTTCGTGGCGTTCGCAGGCTGGACCGAGATACCGTCAGCTTCTACCGTGTAGCTGATTTCGTCGCGCAGCGTCAGCGCCAGGGTACCCTTGGGACCCTTGACCGACAACTGACCGCCTTCAATGGTCGCGGTGACGCCCGAAGGAATCGCGACCGGCTTTTTACCGATGCGGCTCATCAGAACACCTCCGCAAGCACTTCGCCGCCGACATTCTGGTCACGCGCTTCCGCGTCGGACAGAACACCCTTGGGCGTCGAGACAATGGTGATGCCCAGGCCGTTGCGCACTACCGGCAGTTCCTTGGAACCCGAATAGACGCGGCGGCCAGGCTTGGACACGCGGGCAACATGCTTGATCGCAGGCTGGCCTTCGAAATATTTCAGTTCGATGCGCAGGCCGGGGTGCTTGCCGAGGACTTCCTCGGAGTAACCGCGGATATAGCCTTCGCGCTGAAGCACGTCGAGTACGCGAGCGCGCAGCTTGCTGGCGGGGGACATAACGCTGTCCTTCTTCGCCTGCTGCCCGTTGCGGATGCGGGTGAGCATATCACCCAGGGGATCGGTCAATGCCATGAGGTGATATCCTTACCAGCTCGACTTGGTGACGCCGGGGATCAGGCCTTTATTGGCCAGATCGCGCAGCTGAATACGGCAGAGCCGGAACTTGCGGTAATAGGCGCGCGGACGGCCGGTCACTTCACAACGGTTCCGAACGCGGGTCGGATTACCATTGCGGGGGATTTCAGCCATCTTCAGACGCGCCATCAGGCGGTCCGTGTCGTCAGCCGAGTTGTCGTCGGCAATCGCCCTCAAACGCGCATATTTGCCGGCATACTTCTTCACCAGCTTCTTGCGACGCTCATTCTTGTTGATGGAACTCAGTTTCGCCATGACTTAAGTTCTCTTCCTTAGCCT encodes:
- the rplR gene encoding 50S ribosomal protein L18, whose protein sequence is MAKLSLFERRRRRVRTALKARSGDKPRLSIHRTGRHIYAQVIDDAAGTTVAAASTLDKEIGSKALGKTGATSEAAADVGKRVAEAATKAGVTRVVFDRGGFLFHGRVKALADAAREAGLEF
- the rplF gene encoding 50S ribosomal protein L6; the protein is MSRIGKKPVAIPSGVTATIEGGQLSVKGPKGTLALTLRDEISYTVEADGISVQPANATKAARAFWGMQRTLVQNLITGVTEGFSKKLLITGVGYRANAQGKNLKLQLGYSHDVDFAIPEGIEIKTPDNTTVEISGIDKQKVGQVAAEIRRWRKPEPYKGKGIKYDGEFIFRKEGKKK
- the rpsH gene encoding 30S ribosomal protein S8, whose translation is MALTDPLGDMLTRIRNGQQAKKDSVMSPASKLRARVLDVLQREGYIRGYSEEVLGKHPGLRIELKYFEGQPAIKHVARVSKPGRRVYSGSKELPVVRNGLGITIVSTPKGVLSDAEARDQNVGGEVLAEVF
- the rpsN gene encoding 30S ribosomal protein S14; the protein is MAKLSSINKNERRKKLVKKYAGKYARLRAIADDNSADDTDRLMARLKMAEIPRNGNPTRVRNRCEVTGRPRAYYRKFRLCRIQLRDLANKGLIPGVTKSSW